One Spirochaeta africana DSM 8902 genomic window carries:
- a CDS encoding TetR/AcrR family transcriptional regulator, giving the protein MAKKRASSERNRERIITAAARLIVSKGVADTSLADIARETGISKGTLYYYYPNKGDLIFDISERHLQRLTSKLFDWMERSGKDATPERVLRMTYEIVMKSTTKGIIHLYLIQEALANHPPLRDRFRQEYPRWVQMIQSGIERVRPGSPDNDVLASLVMASIDGYLIQKLLGVDRISIDRVARYLSDK; this is encoded by the coding sequence ATGGCAAAGAAACGCGCAAGCTCGGAACGGAACAGGGAACGGATTATTACCGCTGCCGCCCGGCTGATTGTATCCAAGGGAGTAGCGGATACCAGCCTGGCCGATATTGCCCGGGAAACCGGTATCAGCAAGGGAACCCTGTACTATTACTATCCCAACAAGGGTGATCTCATATTTGATATCAGCGAACGCCATCTGCAGCGTCTGACCAGCAAGCTGTTCGACTGGATGGAGCGCAGCGGCAAGGACGCCACGCCCGAGCGGGTACTGCGCATGACCTACGAGATCGTCATGAAATCGACGACCAAGGGGATCATTCATCTCTACCTTATCCAGGAGGCCCTGGCAAATCACCCGCCGTTGCGTGACCGCTTTCGCCAGGAATATCCGCGCTGGGTCCAGATGATTCAATCGGGGATCGAACGGGTACGCCCGGGATCCCCGGATAACGATGTCCTGGCCAGTCTGGTAATGGCCAGTATTGATGGCTATCTCATTCAGAAACTGCTGGGGGTTGATCGAATCTCCATCGATAGGGTTGCGCGCTACCTTTCCGATAAATAA
- a CDS encoding DbpA RNA binding domain-containing protein, producing the protein MATRELPSQDNELIIAKIEELLQQIQYQEDPAEMDTLRRLYKKHVPIFRRSYFSALLIRELARTQGVRFSSPSGKPAKASRSDARRAAKAEAEQRKAEVKRLAKQASSRSASRNDEPSTTPGDGEDPNTIFISIGKNRRVFPRDLIGLFSSVDGVDPEKIGDIRILDNYSFVTVDPSIAPGLITALHNSDYRGRKLTVNFARKKG; encoded by the coding sequence ATGGCTACACGTGAACTCCCATCACAGGACAATGAGCTGATTATCGCCAAAATCGAAGAACTGCTGCAGCAGATCCAGTATCAGGAGGATCCGGCAGAGATGGATACGCTGCGCAGGCTATACAAGAAGCATGTACCGATCTTTCGCCGGTCCTACTTCAGTGCACTGCTGATCCGCGAGCTTGCTCGCACACAGGGGGTGCGGTTTTCCTCGCCCTCCGGAAAACCGGCGAAAGCATCGCGCAGCGATGCCCGGCGAGCAGCAAAAGCCGAGGCCGAGCAGCGCAAGGCAGAGGTCAAACGCCTGGCAAAGCAAGCCAGCAGCCGCAGTGCATCACGCAACGACGAACCCTCGACCACACCAGGCGATGGCGAGGACCCCAATACAATCTTCATCAGTATCGGTAAGAACCGCCGGGTTTTCCCGCGTGATCTTATCGGCCTTTTTTCCAGCGTGGACGGTGTTGACCCGGAAAAGATCGGGGATATCCGCATCCTGGATAATTACTCGTTTGTAACGGTAGATCCCTCGATCGCTCCCGGGCTGATTACTGCCTTGCATAATTCCGACTATCGCGGACGCAAGCTCACCGTAAATTTCGCCCGCAAGAAAGGGTAA
- a CDS encoding methyl-accepting chemotaxis protein, which produces MENQSGDAAVHRQVAVIRWQIAAVTAAALGVFLFASEVLASVFNIRFVQEGLDLPQRLLQSFKPMVLLLYLVCTACIIAIVLYILRPLFVYIRRGDQYDRARSASVRLPVWIYLITLVFWVGGVTAYYAIYSFATPGGISFGWVLNHKLSAGIMCALYISLFIKVRLFRIKQRLGVTAIRPGEADVFSRNTSLVTALSIVYFLGVNIGYLAYFFSGIDPQQSLGFTPLTGIVFSGLLLGCLSLGASILSSSELHAQLVRMSGMLQHLATGDADLTRRMVVTNFDQLGELVARFNGFMERMQRDFHQLKQTARQVAAAAANLAEASVQLQQDATQQDHGVQKIRDAIHEFTGLMQAIQDDALNHRQVIQSHTRTGEAQAEGVRELADAARQLLERGREGVAQSDAGAEIIEQAIQAAAELNTALSSIAGVVHHTDELAQQIGGLLQTIDGIAQQTNLIAVNSSIEAAHAGSYGKGFAILAGEVRKLATQTGDAVRQIGDLMDQIHHGVQETARVAAGADETARISKQLSARSQEGLETIRMVLEHHISGLEDMQRNNAGQEQRASEFEQDVHRIADLADHIMQRAEQQSRGTRDISAAVEDIQLTNSRSVQGCQELHELASSLNSLGAQLERMVGGFATGEDRE; this is translated from the coding sequence ATGGAAAACCAATCCGGTGACGCTGCCGTTCATCGCCAGGTAGCGGTAATTCGCTGGCAGATTGCCGCGGTTACTGCTGCAGCCCTGGGGGTGTTTCTGTTTGCCAGTGAAGTGCTGGCATCGGTGTTTAATATACGGTTTGTGCAGGAGGGGCTGGATCTGCCGCAACGTTTGTTGCAGTCTTTCAAGCCCATGGTGCTGCTGCTGTATCTGGTATGCACCGCCTGCATTATAGCTATCGTACTGTATATCCTCAGACCGCTCTTTGTATATATTCGCCGCGGCGATCAGTACGACCGGGCACGCAGCGCGTCGGTCCGATTGCCGGTCTGGATATATCTGATCACGCTGGTATTCTGGGTAGGTGGGGTGACGGCCTACTATGCCATCTATTCCTTTGCAACGCCTGGCGGGATTTCGTTCGGCTGGGTGCTGAATCACAAGCTGAGCGCCGGGATTATGTGTGCCCTGTATATCTCGCTGTTCATCAAGGTACGTCTGTTTCGTATCAAGCAGCGCCTGGGGGTCACCGCCATTCGACCGGGAGAGGCGGATGTGTTCAGCCGGAATACCTCGCTGGTAACAGCCCTGTCGATTGTATATTTTCTCGGGGTGAATATCGGCTATCTGGCCTATTTTTTTTCCGGGATAGACCCGCAGCAGTCACTCGGATTCACGCCACTGACTGGTATTGTCTTTTCGGGGCTGCTGTTGGGATGCCTGTCGCTGGGTGCCAGTATACTGTCAAGTTCCGAGCTGCATGCACAGTTGGTCCGAATGAGCGGTATGCTGCAGCATCTTGCCACCGGCGATGCAGACCTGACGCGCCGGATGGTGGTGACCAACTTTGATCAGTTGGGTGAGCTGGTAGCCCGATTCAACGGCTTTATGGAGCGTATGCAGCGTGATTTTCATCAGCTCAAGCAGACTGCCCGGCAGGTTGCTGCCGCGGCTGCAAATCTTGCCGAGGCCTCGGTTCAGCTGCAGCAGGATGCAACGCAGCAGGATCACGGGGTGCAGAAGATACGGGATGCCATCCATGAATTCACGGGTTTGATGCAGGCAATCCAGGATGATGCACTGAACCACCGGCAGGTTATCCAGTCGCATACCCGTACCGGCGAAGCCCAGGCCGAGGGGGTGCGTGAGCTTGCAGATGCTGCCCGCCAGCTGCTGGAGCGGGGTCGGGAAGGGGTCGCCCAGTCCGACGCCGGGGCAGAGATTATCGAGCAGGCCATTCAGGCCGCAGCCGAGCTGAATACTGCACTGAGCAGTATCGCCGGTGTGGTGCATCACACCGATGAACTGGCACAGCAGATAGGCGGTTTACTGCAGACCATCGACGGGATTGCGCAGCAAACCAACCTGATCGCGGTCAACTCTTCGATCGAGGCGGCGCATGCCGGCAGTTACGGCAAAGGTTTTGCTATCCTGGCCGGTGAGGTCCGCAAGCTCGCCACTCAGACCGGGGATGCAGTTCGGCAGATCGGGGATTTGATGGATCAGATTCATCACGGTGTGCAGGAAACCGCCCGGGTGGCTGCCGGGGCTGATGAAACGGCCCGCATCAGCAAACAGCTGTCTGCAAGGTCACAAGAGGGACTGGAAACGATTCGCATGGTGCTTGAACATCATATCAGCGGGCTGGAAGATATGCAGCGAAATAATGCCGGACAGGAGCAGCGGGCAAGCGAGTTTGAGCAGGATGTGCATCGCATTGCCGATCTTGCTGATCACATCATGCAGCGTGCCGAGCAGCAGAGTCGTGGCACCCGGGATATCTCGGCTGCCGTCGAGGATATCCAGCTTACCAATTCCCGCAGTGTCCAGGGCTGTCAGGAGCTCCATGAACTGGCCAGCAGCCTGAACAGCCTGGGTGCACAGCTTGAGCGTATGGTGGGCGGGTTTGCTACCGGAGAGGACCGGGAATGA
- a CDS encoding O-acetylhomoserine aminocarboxypropyltransferase/cysteine synthase family protein — MSQTYKLETLALHEGQQPVEGGNPSRAVPISRTAAYNFRDTEHAANLFGLRELGYIYSRIQNPTQDVLEQRMTALEGGAASLALASGTSGVFYSIINIATAGSEIVSGNNLYGGTFTMFNNILPDYGITVRFADPMDPASIAASINDKTRAVFIETIGNPSLNVPDFEAIAEVAHSHGLPLIVDATFTTPALFRAIEYGADIVVNSLTKWIGGHGTAVGGIVTDAGRFDWKSERFPTMNEPEASYHNLRFAHDLGELSPLAYILRMRVIPLRNLGAAIAADNAWVFLQGMETLSLRMERHSSNALAAASYLQQHPKVEWVRYPGLPGDPSYENAKKYFRNGFGGMIVFGIKGGTTAGAKFIDSLELFSHVANVGDAKSLAIHPASTTHSQLNEEQQRAAGIPPEMVRLSIGIEHIDDILADIERGLNAV; from the coding sequence ATGTCTCAGACATATAAACTGGAAACCCTGGCGCTGCATGAGGGTCAGCAGCCGGTAGAGGGGGGCAACCCGAGCAGGGCCGTCCCGATCTCGCGTACCGCGGCCTACAATTTTCGCGATACCGAACACGCGGCCAATCTTTTTGGTCTGCGGGAGCTTGGCTACATCTACAGCCGTATTCAGAATCCGACCCAGGATGTGCTCGAACAGCGAATGACCGCGCTCGAGGGCGGGGCTGCCTCACTGGCACTGGCCTCCGGCACCAGCGGGGTGTTCTACTCGATCATCAACATTGCAACTGCCGGCAGCGAGATTGTTTCCGGAAACAATCTCTACGGCGGCACCTTTACGATGTTCAACAATATCCTGCCGGATTACGGTATTACGGTCCGGTTCGCCGATCCGATGGATCCGGCATCGATAGCAGCCAGCATAAACGATAAAACCAGAGCGGTGTTTATTGAAACCATCGGCAATCCGTCCTTGAATGTACCTGACTTCGAGGCAATCGCCGAGGTTGCCCATTCACACGGGCTTCCCCTTATCGTAGATGCGACCTTTACCACCCCTGCCTTGTTCCGGGCCATCGAGTATGGTGCGGATATCGTCGTCAACTCCTTGACCAAGTGGATCGGCGGCCATGGGACCGCTGTCGGCGGGATTGTCACCGATGCCGGTCGTTTTGACTGGAAGAGTGAACGCTTTCCAACGATGAATGAGCCGGAAGCCAGTTATCATAATCTGCGCTTTGCGCACGATCTGGGAGAGCTGTCGCCGCTGGCCTATATCCTGCGAATGCGGGTCATTCCGCTCCGGAATCTTGGTGCGGCTATTGCTGCCGACAATGCCTGGGTCTTTTTGCAGGGGATGGAAACCCTGTCGCTGCGTATGGAGCGACACAGCAGCAATGCGCTGGCAGCAGCCAGCTACCTGCAGCAGCATCCCAAGGTGGAGTGGGTGCGCTACCCCGGTCTTCCCGGCGACCCGAGCTATGAGAATGCCAAGAAGTACTTCCGGAACGGGTTTGGCGGTATGATCGTGTTCGGCATCAAGGGGGGAACCACCGCCGGTGCCAAGTTTATCGACAGCCTGGAGCTGTTCAGCCATGTGGCAAATGTCGGTGACGCCAAGAGCCTGGCAATCCATCCGGCCAGTACCACCCATTCACAGCTGAATGAGGAGCAGCAGCGCGCAGCCGGGATTCCTCCCGAAATGGTACGACTCTCGATCGGGATAGAGCATATCGATGATATACTTGCCGATATAGAGCGCGGCCTGAATGCGGTATAG
- a CDS encoding OmpA family protein, with amino-acid sequence MNSAKRCLVRIILAAAAVLTVVSGAAASDVREVDSLGGGVELRFRYQAGERYRILSTVRQNVFVDGRFSHSAEILNRLQISIEETEGRRGYILLDYESGEMVDFAPGVYHTRNRYHSEFWRDEFGVYEISDEYFVPVVRNVPVWPDHPLRPGDTWSYDGYEVHDFREPFGIAEPYRFPVPVRYTYLGAEEINGRIFDVVEIDYTVFHRSPRRTQSVYPATVSGYSEQLLYFDRENGRPAFYEEEYDLEIRMNTGAVYRFTGTADAHVVESERLDRDRVRDDIRRELEQSEVPDASVEEHERGITIRLSDIQFPPDSAELLPSEREKIRRIGDILRQYPDHDVLVSGHTALAGTPEGRMRLSEQRAAAVGRYLTELGVRDPDRLFIEGHGAEDPVAPNDTEDGRRRNRRVEMTIIDD; translated from the coding sequence ATGAACAGTGCGAAAAGGTGTCTGGTACGAATCATTCTGGCAGCTGCCGCAGTCCTGACAGTGGTATCCGGGGCAGCTGCAAGTGACGTCAGGGAGGTCGATAGCCTTGGCGGCGGGGTAGAGCTGCGGTTCCGTTACCAGGCCGGTGAACGTTACCGGATTCTGAGTACCGTGCGTCAGAACGTGTTTGTTGACGGGCGGTTTTCCCACTCGGCGGAGATATTGAATCGCCTGCAGATAAGTATAGAGGAAACCGAGGGACGGCGCGGATACATATTGCTCGACTACGAGTCCGGTGAGATGGTCGATTTTGCCCCCGGGGTGTATCATACCCGCAATCGCTATCATTCTGAATTCTGGCGTGACGAATTCGGTGTGTACGAGATCAGCGACGAGTACTTTGTCCCGGTGGTCCGCAATGTACCGGTCTGGCCTGACCATCCGCTGCGGCCTGGTGATACCTGGAGCTACGATGGCTACGAGGTGCATGACTTTCGGGAACCCTTCGGTATTGCCGAGCCTTACCGGTTTCCGGTTCCGGTAAGGTATACCTATCTCGGTGCCGAGGAAATCAACGGGCGAATCTTTGATGTCGTAGAGATCGATTACACCGTGTTCCACCGGTCACCCCGGCGGACCCAGTCGGTATATCCGGCGACGGTCAGCGGCTACAGTGAACAGCTGCTGTACTTTGACCGAGAAAACGGCCGGCCCGCGTTCTACGAGGAAGAATATGACCTGGAGATCCGTATGAATACCGGTGCCGTGTATCGGTTCACCGGTACTGCAGACGCGCATGTGGTCGAGTCAGAACGACTTGATCGTGACCGGGTGCGGGATGATATCCGGCGCGAGCTCGAGCAGAGTGAGGTGCCGGATGCGTCGGTAGAGGAGCATGAACGCGGGATTACCATTCGGCTGTCGGACATCCAGTTTCCGCCGGACTCCGCCGAGCTGCTGCCATCCGAGCGGGAGAAGATTCGCCGCATCGGAGACATCCTGCGGCAATATCCCGACCACGACGTGCTGGTAAGCGGACACACCGCGCTTGCCGGTACCCCGGAGGGACGCATGCGGCTTTCCGAGCAGCGAGCAGCGGCGGTTGGTCGATACCTTACCGAGCTTGGTGTGCGGGATCCCGATCGTCTGTTTATCGAGGGGCATGGTGCCGAGGATCCGGTTGCCCCGAACGACACCGAAGATGGGCGGCGACGCAATCGTCGGGTCGAGATGACAATCATCGACGATTGA
- a CDS encoding 16S rRNA (uracil(1498)-N(3))-methyltransferase, with protein sequence MNRALFLPEEIQDGVVRLPRSDRRAEHIRSVLRAAVGDRVQVGMVNGQRGEAEVGAVDRSGVVLRRLLLPQPPDVLYPITLQLGHPRPIVLRRILKDAATAGFCRIDIIRSQLGERSYMESSLWQDERQLQELLVLGAEQAGGSRIPELRRFWSLDRCLQKGGYPDTALRFLLHPGVPGSLDLSAACTPASASGSKPGSSTDCREVLVAIGSERGWSEGEVQQFLHAGYRPVGLGDRILRTETAVQWAISRLICLVSGN encoded by the coding sequence ATGAATCGCGCACTGTTTCTGCCTGAGGAGATACAGGATGGTGTTGTCCGGCTACCGCGCAGCGATCGACGGGCTGAACATATTCGCAGTGTCCTGCGGGCAGCTGTCGGTGACAGGGTGCAGGTGGGGATGGTTAACGGTCAGCGGGGAGAGGCCGAGGTGGGGGCAGTAGATCGTAGCGGGGTGGTGCTGCGGCGGTTATTGCTGCCGCAACCACCTGATGTTCTCTATCCGATTACCCTGCAGCTTGGACACCCCCGGCCGATCGTACTGCGGCGAATCCTCAAGGATGCGGCCACCGCCGGCTTCTGCCGGATCGACATAATTCGCAGCCAGCTGGGTGAGCGTTCCTATATGGAGAGCAGCCTGTGGCAGGATGAGCGGCAGCTGCAGGAGCTGCTGGTGCTGGGCGCCGAGCAGGCCGGCGGCAGCCGGATTCCCGAGCTGCGACGTTTCTGGAGTCTGGATCGCTGTCTGCAGAAGGGGGGGTACCCCGATACGGCATTGCGGTTTCTGCTGCACCCGGGGGTGCCGGGATCACTGGATCTGTCCGCAGCGTGTACGCCAGCGTCCGCAAGCGGGAGCAAGCCCGGCAGCAGCACGGATTGCCGCGAGGTGCTGGTTGCAATCGGGTCCGAGCGCGGCTGGTCTGAAGGTGAGGTGCAGCAGTTTCTGCATGCCGGCTATCGGCCGGTAGGGCTGGGAGACCGGATACTGCGTACCGAGACCGCCGTTCAATGGGCAATTTCCCGGCTGATTTGCTTGGTTTCGGGCAACTAA
- the cysK gene encoding cysteine synthase A, which translates to MGIYNSMTELVGRTPMVRLQRLAAELPGEVVVKLESGNPTSSVKDRTGLGMIEAAEASGELPPGGTIIEATSGNTGIALAFVGAVKGYRVMLTMPDTMSIERRRLLKALGATLVLTPGPQGMNGAVAKAEELVRATPGAVLTRQFTNPANPQVHRDTTAGEIWHDCDQKVDILVAGVGTGGSITGIGEVLRQHNPDLRIVAVEPESSAVLSGGSPGPHRIQGIGAGFVPDVLNTGLLDEVIPVGNDAATETARELAKREGILGGVSSGANVWAALQIAARPESAGKRIVTFICDSGERYLSTWLYDE; encoded by the coding sequence ATGGGCATCTACAATTCTATGACCGAGCTGGTCGGGCGCACCCCGATGGTGAGACTGCAGCGGTTGGCTGCCGAGCTGCCCGGCGAGGTGGTGGTGAAACTGGAGTCCGGCAATCCGACGTCCAGCGTCAAGGACCGCACCGGGCTGGGAATGATCGAGGCTGCCGAGGCCTCCGGAGAGCTGCCCCCTGGCGGCACCATTATCGAGGCTACCAGCGGCAATACCGGCATCGCGCTGGCTTTTGTCGGCGCGGTCAAGGGCTACCGGGTCATGCTTACTATGCCGGATACCATGAGCATCGAGCGACGCCGACTGCTCAAGGCATTGGGTGCTACCCTGGTGCTTACCCCGGGGCCGCAAGGTATGAATGGTGCGGTAGCCAAGGCCGAGGAGCTGGTTCGCGCCACCCCGGGGGCGGTGCTTACCCGGCAGTTCACCAATCCGGCCAACCCGCAGGTGCACCGGGATACCACCGCCGGTGAGATCTGGCACGACTGCGATCAGAAGGTAGATATCCTGGTAGCTGGTGTAGGGACCGGCGGCAGTATTACCGGTATTGGCGAGGTATTAAGGCAGCACAATCCCGATTTGCGGATCGTCGCCGTAGAGCCGGAAAGTTCGGCAGTACTGTCGGGTGGCAGTCCGGGACCCCATCGTATCCAGGGGATTGGTGCAGGATTTGTGCCCGATGTGCTGAATACCGGGCTGCTGGACGAGGTGATTCCGGTTGGGAACGATGCTGCCACAGAAACCGCACGGGAGCTGGCCAAGCGCGAGGGAATCCTGGGCGGGGTTTCATCCGGCGCCAATGTATGGGCTGCCTTGCAGATCGCTGCCCGACCGGAAAGCGCAGGTAAACGCATTGTCACGTTTATATGTGATTCCGGCGAGCGTTACCTGAGCACCTGGCTGTACGACGAATAA
- a CDS encoding alpha-amylase family glycosyl hydrolase, whose product MHKKQFLLRAVTLLILAGLVFAGCATEAERTVDPSIRIAEVYESNVIRMRVSLFPDNIDDFEFSVEPDTHTVTDVRRANQFIYLTLDQAMETGQSYRVSFTSEAYEVSGSADVDTAPLYEAIFNEMYSDKPLGYNLEDGVSTFRLFVPRGVAVELHVFDDLDQEEGTVYQMENDGDQVFEAFIDGEMWGKYYGYRITERSYEPRRFHPHIDHDTIFHDPYSWAVATHNEFPSKLRTLIIDPSGYDWEGTEPLQIDIRDLVIMEAHIRDLTAHPTAEADVPGYRGMLTAQRGGIEYLKHLGVNAVEFLPIHEFNNIEAPWQESSHGFLNNWNATEENYWGYMTTNFFAPESYFASDGTLERGTWKGTDGRAINEFRDVVRELHKNGIAVLLDVVYNHTSQYDEQPLKLIDYDFYFKPQDRTGTGNEVDTRRRMVRRMVLDSLEHWMTEYHIDGFRFDLAASHDRKTIEAIYDEMRQINPEVYLIAEPWGGEGLTNANDFIEVGWSKWESGIRDAVRGQNRPADSSARNFALGDTSANGLVPFWGATQQGQPYQHVNYIESHDDATLGDNFRIASGFYSFENPDGSINRIEDIQEYLTNTPDLQAAHEIAALSLFLSQGPVMLHLGQEWARGKVVPDLTGEVDEVTDRGRIGTASDNIVFNTPTPNSYMLDNETNWINFDHVEFNRPLVDFYRGLIELRIAEPLLGRAESDQIDLLRDSSNRYALGTNIDGQIIGFVNADRDNTATFSVPQGTYSVVVEGSSAGTEELREFTGSEITIPEASGLIMIRK is encoded by the coding sequence ATGCATAAGAAACAGTTTTTGTTACGTGCCGTAACCCTGCTGATCCTCGCGGGATTGGTGTTTGCCGGCTGTGCTACCGAAGCCGAGCGCACCGTCGACCCGTCCATCCGGATCGCAGAGGTCTACGAAAGCAATGTTATTCGCATGCGCGTCAGCCTTTTCCCCGACAACATCGATGACTTTGAGTTCAGCGTAGAACCGGACACACATACAGTCACCGATGTCCGACGGGCTAATCAGTTCATCTATCTGACACTTGATCAGGCGATGGAGACCGGGCAGAGCTATCGGGTATCCTTTACTTCCGAGGCGTATGAGGTAAGCGGATCGGCCGATGTCGATACTGCACCACTGTACGAGGCGATCTTTAACGAGATGTACAGCGACAAGCCCCTGGGCTACAACCTGGAGGATGGGGTTTCCACCTTCCGCCTGTTCGTACCTCGCGGGGTTGCTGTAGAACTGCATGTCTTTGATGATCTGGACCAGGAAGAGGGCACCGTCTACCAGATGGAGAACGACGGCGACCAGGTATTCGAGGCATTTATCGATGGCGAGATGTGGGGCAAGTACTACGGCTACCGGATTACCGAGCGCAGCTACGAACCGCGCCGTTTCCACCCCCATATTGATCATGACACCATCTTCCACGACCCCTACAGCTGGGCAGTTGCTACCCATAACGAGTTCCCGTCCAAGCTGCGAACCCTGATCATTGACCCCTCCGGGTATGACTGGGAAGGCACCGAGCCTCTGCAGATCGACATCCGTGATCTGGTCATCATGGAGGCGCATATCCGTGACCTCACAGCTCACCCGACTGCCGAGGCTGATGTACCAGGCTATCGCGGTATGCTGACCGCACAGCGCGGCGGTATCGAGTACCTCAAGCATCTGGGCGTGAATGCCGTCGAGTTCCTGCCGATCCACGAGTTCAATAACATCGAAGCTCCCTGGCAGGAAAGCAGCCACGGCTTCCTGAACAACTGGAATGCTACCGAGGAAAACTACTGGGGCTACATGACCACCAACTTCTTTGCCCCCGAGTCATATTTCGCCAGTGATGGCACCCTCGAGCGCGGCACCTGGAAGGGTACCGACGGTCGCGCCATTAACGAGTTCCGCGATGTAGTGCGTGAACTGCACAAAAACGGGATCGCGGTACTGCTTGATGTGGTCTATAACCACACCTCGCAGTATGACGAGCAGCCGCTCAAGCTGATCGACTATGACTTCTACTTCAAGCCGCAGGACCGAACCGGTACCGGTAACGAGGTGGATACCCGCCGCCGCATGGTACGCCGGATGGTGCTGGACAGCCTTGAGCACTGGATGACCGAGTATCACATCGATGGTTTTCGCTTTGACCTGGCAGCCAGCCATGACCGCAAGACCATCGAGGCGATCTACGACGAGATGCGTCAGATCAACCCCGAGGTATACCTGATCGCCGAGCCATGGGGCGGCGAGGGGCTGACCAATGCCAATGACTTTATCGAGGTAGGCTGGTCCAAATGGGAGTCCGGGATTCGTGATGCGGTGCGCGGCCAGAACCGCCCGGCCGACAGCTCGGCCCGTAACTTTGCCCTGGGCGACACCAGCGCCAACGGTCTGGTTCCATTCTGGGGTGCCACCCAGCAGGGTCAGCCCTATCAGCACGTGAACTACATCGAAAGCCATGACGATGCCACCCTGGGCGACAACTTCCGGATTGCCAGCGGTTTCTACTCCTTCGAAAATCCCGACGGCAGCATCAACCGCATCGAGGACATCCAGGAGTATCTGACCAACACCCCGGACCTGCAGGCAGCCCACGAGATCGCTGCCCTGTCGCTGTTCCTTTCTCAGGGACCGGTCATGCTGCATCTGGGTCAGGAATGGGCTCGCGGCAAGGTCGTACCGGATCTTACCGGTGAGGTGGACGAGGTAACCGATCGCGGCCGCATTGGTACTGCATCGGACAACATTGTGTTCAACACCCCGACCCCGAACAGCTACATGCTGGATAACGAAACCAACTGGATCAACTTCGATCACGTTGAGTTCAACCGGCCGCTGGTAGACTTCTACCGCGGACTGATCGAACTGCGCATCGCCGAGCCGCTGCTCGGTCGCGCCGAAAGCGATCAGATCGACCTCCTGCGCGACAGCAGTAACCGCTATGCGCTGGGAACCAACATCGACGGACAGATCATCGGGTTTGTAAACGCCGATCGCGACAATACCGCTACCTTCAGCGTACCCCAGGGTACCTACTCGGTCGTGGTTGAGGGGTCATCTGCCGGCACCGAAGAACTCCGCGAGTTCACCGGTAGTGAGATCACCATTCCGGAGGCATCCGGTCTGATCATGATCCGCAAATAG